Proteins co-encoded in one Periophthalmus magnuspinnatus isolate fPerMag1 chromosome 20, fPerMag1.2.pri, whole genome shotgun sequence genomic window:
- the anxa13 gene encoding annexin A13 encodes MGNCQPTIVPYEDFDVVADIKAIRKACKGLGTDEQAIIDILAYRSSAQRQQIKQAYYDKYDDELVDVLKKELSGNFEKAILAMLDPPVIYAVKELRKAMKGAGTDEDVLVEILCTATNDDIAMFKECYFQVHERDLEADIEGDTSGDVRNLLMALLQGNRDETYEVDEELAEQDATALFEAGEERFGTDESTFSYVLAMRNYLQLQATFKIYEQLSGTEILDTIENETSGTLKKCYKALVRVAKNPQLYFARRLHDAMKGAGTDEDTLIRIIVTRSEYDLETVKDMYLEKYDVSLKDALKDECSGDFKRLLLAICH; translated from the exons ATGGGAAACTGTCAA CCTACCATTGTGCCCTATGAGGACTTTGATGTTGTGGCAGACATCAAGGCTATCCGAAAAGCCTGCAAAGGGCTGG GCACAGATGAGCAGGCTATCATTGACATCCTGGCATACCGCAGCTCGGCTCAGAGGCAGCAAATTAAACAGGCCTACTATGATAAATATGACGAT GAGCTGGTGGATGTGTTGAAGAAAGAGCTGTCTGGAAACTTTGAGAAGGCCATCTTGGCGATGTTGGACCCACCTGTCATCTACGCTGTGAAGGAGCTCCGCAAGGCCATGAAGGGGGCCGGCACAGATGAGGACGTCCTGGTGGAGATCCTCTGTACTGCCACCAACGAT GACATTGCCATGTTCAAGGAATGCTACTTCCAAG TCCATGAACGTGATCTGGAGGCTGACATTGAGGGAGATACTAGCGGCGACGTTCGTAACCTGCTCATGGCACTACTGCAG GGAAACCGAGATGAAACGTATGAGGTGGATGAGGAGCTAGCGGAACAAGATGCTACAGCACTTTTTGAG GCTGGTGAGGAGCGTTTTGGGACAGATGAGTCCACTTTCAGCTATGTTCTAGCCATGAGAAACTACCTCCAGCTCCAggccacatttaaaatatatgagCAG CTGTCTGGGACTGAGATTTTGGACACCATTGAGAATGAAACTTCTGGGACTCTGAAAAAATGCTATAAAGCCCTTG TGAGAGTTGCCAAGAACCCACAGCTGTACTTTGCGAGACGACTGCATGACGCCATGAAAGGAGCAGGCACAGATGAAGACACACTTATCCGCATCATTGTGACTCGGTCTGAG TATGACCTGGAGACCGTCAAAGACATGTATCTGGAGAAGTATGATGTGTCTCTGAAGGATGCCCTAAAGGATGAGTGCAGTGGTGACTTTAAACGCCTCCTACTGGCCATCTGTCACTGA
- the LOC117388301 gene encoding coiled-coil domain-containing protein 106-like: MSSVWQQEASAYSPCLEIDSSSVRSKDRLNSTAWMKQEQDDLRIIKFENFQMGPSDVVQDNTPSSAMSNVSLTEGLPPRVLLTITKLQCMLESKQERIAALEMQVEDLMQDRQFLRNQIENLTSNRSLQTFAAPNPMSEVPRPSKTHSSDIKSRKRERGFSSSSSSSNSDCEGSDGSEVSAASSEQRKRKHHKDKKKSKKTKDYSRKRATGIQYVIHRYKQVLSAFNKKKNMSEAFRHHGIDRNTIANTASIAEVQLAGKDLTRLVGTFRQGEETLVSYAQKCTMVIDTDPELARKIDQMKANGELLPISGKRSRLMMHGHLPPLGGAPDSILIG, from the exons ATGTCGTCAGTGTGGCAGCAGGAGGCGTCAGCGTACTCTCCCTGTTTGGAGATTGACTCCAGCTCTGTGAGAAGCAAAGACAGGCTAAACTCCACAGCATGGATGAAGCAGGAGCAGGATGACCTGCGCATCATCAAGTTTGAGAACTTCCAGATGGGACCCTCGGATGTGGTCCAGGACAACACCCCCAGCAGCGCCATGTCCA ATGTGTCATTGACAGAGGGGCTTCCCCCAAGGGTGCTGCTGACCATCACTAAGCTCCAGTGCATGCTGGAGAGCAAACAGGAGCGCATCGCTGCCCTGGAGATGCAGGTGGAGGATCTGATGCAGGACCGACAGTTCCTCAGGAATCAGATCGAGAACCTCACCAGCAACCGCTCCTTACAGACATTTGCAGCACCTAATCCAATGTCTGAAG TTCCCAGGCCAAGCAAAACCCATAGTTCAGATATTAAATCTCGCAAAAGAGAGCGGGGGTTTTCCAGCTCCTCATCCAGTAGCAACAGTGACTGTGAAGGTTCAGACGGCTCAGAGGTGTCGGCCGCCTCCAgtgaacagagaaagaggaagcaTCACAAAGACAAGAAGAAGTCCAAGAAGACAAAGGACTACAGCCGGAAAAGAG CTACTGGAATCCAATATGTCATCCACCGCTACAAACAAGTCTTGTCTGCCTTTAACAAGAAAAAGAACATGAGCGAAGCCTTCCGCCATCATGGGATTGACAGGAACACAATTGCTAACACGGCCTCTATAGCAGAGGTACAGCTGGCAGGCAAAGACCTGACCCGTTTGGTGGGCACGTTCCGCCAAGGAGAGGAGACTCTGGTGTCCTATGCCCAGAAGTGCACAATGGTCATTGACACTGATCCAGAACTCGCCCGAAAAATCGACCAGATGAAAGCCAATGGGGAGCTACTGCCCATCTCCGGGAAAAGATCAAGGCTAATGATGCATGGTCATCTTCCACCACTAGGTGGTGCGCCTGACAGTATTTTAATAGGATGA